The proteins below come from a single Dethiosulfovibrio russensis genomic window:
- a CDS encoding phage holin family protein, with protein MLDDIMETLRHILALLLPPALMAMGGSAVKYGRLHRSESFSWREFLVGMATAGFAGMVMHCLCRGLGLNIWITSAVVAMSG; from the coding sequence TGCTTGATGACATCATGGAGACGTTGCGTCATATCCTGGCTCTTCTTTTGCCGCCCGCCCTAATGGCCATGGGAGGGTCGGCGGTTAAATATGGCCGCCTTCACCGGTCCGAATCTTTCTCCTGGAGAGAGTTTCTGGTCGGGATGGCAACGGCCGGTTTTGCCGGAATGGTTATGCACTGTCTTTGCCGCGGCCTTGGACTGAACATCTGGATCACTTCGGCTGTGGTGGCCATGTCCGG